TCGCGAAAGCATGCATTTGATGTTATTGCGCAAGCCCTGTTGATTCGCGTAGGCGCACTGAAAAGAGAACATGTACGGCAATTGCTGGGCAAACGTAAAATACACAATCGTTATCTCTATGCCGAAATCGTTCGGGCAACGCGCCTGCACGCAAACATTTTGCCAAGAGCCTTTTGTGAAAATGCCGCCATAAAGCAATTTCCTTTCACTACGGACTCGTCCGATCAATCCTACAGTTTGGCCAGCAGTAAAGAGCACTTTCCTGCATTCCCGGAATTTTTAGGTACGCTGCGGTGCCTTCTGGTGCTAAATAACGCGCTTCCGGAACAAGCTCCTGCTCCTGAGCTGAAACTGCAGAAGAAGGTCACAGCCGTTCTCACCGAGGATGAAGAAGGAGAATCCCAAGAATCCATAATTCTAAAGCTGCTTTCAAAAAAGCAGATATTTGCCGCCAAAGGACGGGTGGCGGATTTTATTGCAAAGCTTCTCGGTATCACTGGCGGGGGGAAACCCCAAAAGAAACCCGGTTCAGGAGGTGGCGTGGAACTGCCGATGGGAAATGTTTCCATGGGCAAGAAGAAGGCAAAATTTGTCGGCCAGTTATCAGACTTGAGTGTTGAAGTAGTGGTAACAAAAGACAGCAATGAAGCAGGCAGCCATATTTATCCGGAATGGGACTATGCCAAACGAAAATACCGGGCGGATTGGGTAGTGGTGGATGAGGTTGATCCCTCAAGAGAAATACCGGAGTCGGGTGCGATCATGAGCGAGATATTGCAGCCGCCTTCTATGGAATTAAAAAGGAAGCTTGCAGGCGTGGGCTTAAGCTTTGAAACGCACCGCAATCAGGCTGAAGGAGAAGACTATATCCTGGATCGCGTGGTAAACTATTTTGTTGATTGCAGAAGTGGCACAACTCCCAACGAGGGGGTTTATGCTCACAACATGAAAACGCGCAGGGATTTGGCGGTGATGCTGCTTTTAGACATATCGGGCTCTACCGCCGAGATGGAGGAATCCGGCGGCTTGTCGATTCACCACAAGCAGATGCAGTTGGCATATCACCTGATGACGGCACTTCACGGTCTTGGCGATCAGGTCTCATTGTATGCATTCCATTCCTGGGGCAGAACCATGGTGCGTTTGGTACGGATGAAGGCGTTTAAAGAGCGCTGTATCGATAGTCGCATTCGCAATCGGTTCGCCATGCTTGAACCGGTCGGTTTTACACGTACTGGAGGCGCCATGCGCCATGCAGCGCGGAAGCTACAGGAAGAAGAAACAGGGGTGCCGTATCAGCTCCTGATAACAATTACTGACGGCTTTTCTTACGATCATGGCTATGAAGGCGAGTATGGCGAAGAGGACACAAAGAAGGCTATTGAGGAAATTCGCTGTCAGGGGATTGGCTGCCTCTGTATTACCATAGGCAGCAACCAGCAGGAAGAAAAGTTAAAAAATATATTTGGCAAGGCGTCAACGCTGGCAGCACGTGACTATGATGACTTCATTCACAATATTCGTCCGGCATTGCTGCGGGCTGTGGCGCAGGCAAGGGCTGGTTAGGCATGTTGACAAACAAGACGCTCCGCCCCACGCTGTTACCTTCCCCTTCTATACTCCCGGTGTACACCACTCATAAAAAGGACATCTTCCTTTTCTTCTTGCTCATCCAGCTATCACCGCGTTGGTGAGCAGTATGATCTAATTCATGCTAAATCTGAAGAGGCAAGCCTATTCACGGATTAAGCTCTTCCATCGATTATTGACAAAACAAAAAGAGGCGGTTATATAATCGATAGGAGATGCATATGCTGGCTAACATTTCAACTGAGGCCCTCGATGAATTGGATTTGATGCTGATCAAAGAGATGGAATTTGATGGCAGAATGACCTATCTCGAACTGGCCCAAAAAATAGGTACGAGCGATACAACTGTGCGCAGAAGGATAACCAGCCTTCTGAATAGTGGTACCATTCATTTGTCCGTCATGACCAATTCGGATTACTTAGGGTATGGAATACCTATTTACATCGCTGTCAAAGCCCGCCCCGGAGATGTAGATACTATGGCCAAACATCTAAGTTCGTTTCAGAATGTTCATAACATCATATCAACCAGCGGCCGTTATGATGTGATAATGGCGGCGAATTTTAAAGATGTAGAGGAATTGCATCAATTCATCACCAACGAAATTGGCATAAAGTTGAAAGTGACCAGTGTAGAATCAATGCTGCCACTTAGTTTGGTTAAAAGAGCTCTTCCTCGTTTGGGGGACGATCCACCAAACGAAACAAATGTCTTTCCCAATAAAAACTCTAACTATATATTAGATGAGTTTGACCTGTCTCTAATCAGAGAATT
The sequence above is drawn from the Pseudomonadota bacterium genome and encodes:
- a CDS encoding Lrp/AsnC family transcriptional regulator, which codes for MLANISTEALDELDLMLIKEMEFDGRMTYLELAQKIGTSDTTVRRRITSLLNSGTIHLSVMTNSDYLGYGIPIYIAVKARPGDVDTMAKHLSSFQNVHNIISTSGRYDVIMAANFKDVEELHQFITNEIGIKLKVTSVESMLPLSLVKRALPRLGDDPPNETNVFPNKNSNYILDEFDLSLIRELKISPRESSTNLAKTLGANRFSVSRRLQKLKDMGLLRVFCHTDPGKLGYSFQVVILIRVDPSQTPSVATALAGYEQIRYVAIITGRFDIIVWAWFQSSQGMTDFMQRQLSSIPGVLSHETLIGVGILKFFGSDNVTGFDRFGSFEQKRT
- a CDS encoding VWA domain-containing protein codes for the protein MTGKVKAAAEFTQHFYSLIAGAVGGRSIPVHWHDDKKYKAYTDNSCIYVPAFEFSRKHAFDVIAQALLIRVGALKREHVRQLLGKRKIHNRYLYAEIVRATRLHANILPRAFCENAAIKQFPFTTDSSDQSYSLASSKEHFPAFPEFLGTLRCLLVLNNALPEQAPAPELKLQKKVTAVLTEDEEGESQESIILKLLSKKQIFAAKGRVADFIAKLLGITGGGKPQKKPGSGGGVELPMGNVSMGKKKAKFVGQLSDLSVEVVVTKDSNEAGSHIYPEWDYAKRKYRADWVVVDEVDPSREIPESGAIMSEILQPPSMELKRKLAGVGLSFETHRNQAEGEDYILDRVVNYFVDCRSGTTPNEGVYAHNMKTRRDLAVMLLLDISGSTAEMEESGGLSIHHKQMQLAYHLMTALHGLGDQVSLYAFHSWGRTMVRLVRMKAFKERCIDSRIRNRFAMLEPVGFTRTGGAMRHAARKLQEEETGVPYQLLITITDGFSYDHGYEGEYGEEDTKKAIEEIRCQGIGCLCITIGSNQQEEKLKNIFGKASTLAARDYDDFIHNIRPALLRAVAQARAG